In a genomic window of Telopea speciosissima isolate NSW1024214 ecotype Mountain lineage chromosome 5, Tspe_v1, whole genome shotgun sequence:
- the LOC122661981 gene encoding uncharacterized protein LOC122661981 yields the protein MGWEALRNVIRPLARAVVKHSAEHFPAPSPLPALTELRWSFGSLQQHTPWIPLSNGINSLTETRFPKRRPIDKPRRKRASLKPPGPYAWVQYTPGEPIAANNPNEGSVKGRKEKKRMRQRRAFILSERKKRKVQLQEANKKKKIKRVERKMAAVARERAWAQRLAELQQLEEEKKRSMA from the exons ATGGGATGGGAAGCATTGAGAAACGTGATTCGTCCTTTGGCTAGAGCTGTTGTAAAGCATAGTGCCGAACATTTCCCGGCGCCGTCGCCCTTGCCGGCATTAACAGAGTTACGTTGGTCTTTTGGTTCACTGCAGCAGCACACTCCATGGATTCCGTTGTCGAATGGTATTAATAGCTTAACAGAAACTCGATTTCCCAAGAGAAGACCCATCGACAAACCTCGAAGAAAAAGGGCCAGCTTAAAACCACCAG GTCCATATGCTTGGGTTCAGTACACACCGGGCGAACCAATAGCTGCAAACAACCCTAATGAAGGAAGTGTtaagggaaggaaggagaagaagcgcATGAGGCAGCGGAGGGCATTTATACTG tcagaaagaaagaaacgaaAAGTTCAATTGCAAGAAgctaataagaagaaaaaaatcaagagGGTAGAGCGTAAGATGGCCGCGGTGGCAAGGGAAAGAGCATGGGCTCAAAGACTAGCAGAGCTGCAGCAgctagaggaagagaagaagagatccaTGGCTTGA
- the LOC122661900 gene encoding jacalin-related lectin 3: protein MSRGEVVSNYDKKPIRVGPWGGQDGVNWDDGVYSSVRQLVIAQAAGIDSLQIEYDLKGSSVWSEKHGGSGGIKTDRVKLDYPNEFLTSIHGHYGSINEWGPIFVRSLTIESNKKTYGPYGIEQGTQFSFPITGGKIVGFHGKGGWYIDSIGVYLKPLYNPNPFKSLVSSPNLITASATEKISSYTVVQGSIGQDFDIVLAFKQKNDNGNLQPAKKNVSSKRSSSSSHSSSSSSSDDESPKNKVINQSSSFADGPIPYGPWGGSGGTIFDDGTFTGIRQVYLTRNAGITSIRVLYDRNGQAIWGSKNGGSGGIRTDKIIFDYPYEVLTHISGYFGPAMIMGPNVIKSLTFHTTKKKYGPFGDEQGTFFSSNLKEGMVVGFHGRKGWFIDGIGVHVLEGKLSLPQPPPPTLSLNTSSNSAIIESAGTTTRWPNNLLVEKRAPREEVSTYTVVKEPAPCGPGPWGGDGGRPWDDGVFPGIKQVFLTKGEAISSIQIEYDRNGQAVWSVRHGGSAGDTTYRIKFEYPHEVVTCISGFYGSIGREEPMKVIRSLTFHTTRGSYGPYGEEIGTYFTSTKTEGKVVGFHGRSGLYLDAIGVHMQHWLGDDRRSVRSSLFKMFN from the exons ATG AGTAGAGGAGAGGTTGTTAGTAATTACGACAAGAAACCCATAAGGGTGGGACCTTGGGGAGGACAAGATGGAGTTAACTGGGACGATGGAGTTTACAGCAGTGTGCGGCAATTGGTGATAGCCCAAGCTGCGGGTATCGACTCTCTTCAGATTGAGTATGACCTTAAAGGCTCCTCTGTCTGGTCTGAAAAACATGGTGGCTCTGGTGGCATCAAAACTGatagg GTAAAGCTTGATTACCCAAATGAGTTCCTCACTTCCATCCATGGTCACTATGGTAGTATCAACGAATGGGGTCCTATCTTTGTCCGATCATTAACAATAGAGAGCAACAAGAAAACATACGGACCATATGGTATTGAACAAGGAACCCAATTCTCATTCCCAATAACTGGTGGCAAGATCGTTGGTTTCCATGGCAAGGGTGGTTGGTATATTGACTCCATTGGAGTTTATCTAAAGCCTCTCTATAACCCAAATCCTTTCAAATCTTTGGTCTCTTCTCCTAACTTGATCACTGCGTCTGCAACTGAAAAGATCAGTAGCTACACCGTCGTCCAAGGAAGTATTGGCCAAGACTTCGATATAGTGCTTGCATTTAAACAGAAGAATGACAATGGCAATCTCCAACCAGCAAAGAAGAACGTCTCATCAAAgcgatcttcttcttcttctcattcttcctcatcttcttccagTGATGATGAATCACCAAAAAATAAGGTAATAAATCAGT CATCTTCATTCGCCGATGGCCCTATCCCGTATGGACCTTGGGGAGGAAGCGGAGGAACAATCTTCGATGACGGAACTTTTACCGGCATTCGCCAAGTTTATCTAACACGTAACGCAGGTATCACTTCCATTAGAGTTCTATATGATCGAAATGGACAAGCTATATGGGGAAGCAAGAATGGTGGTTCAGGAGGGATTAGAACTGATAAG ATAATCTTTGACTATCCCTACGAGGTGTTAACTCACATTAGTGGTTACTTTGGACCTGCAATGATAATGGGGCCTAATGTGATTAAATCACTAACATTTCACACTACAAAGAAGAAATATGGACCTTTTGGTGATGAACAAGGGACCTTCTTCTCCTCTAACTTGAAGGAAGGGATGGTTGTAGGGTTCCATGGAAGAAAGGGATGGTTCATAGATGGTATTGGGGTTCATGTACTGGAAGGGAAGTTATCACTGCCACAGCCTCCTCCTCCTACACTCTCATTAAACACGAGTAGCAACTCGGCAATTATCGAGTCGGCCGGTACTACTACCCGATGGCCCAACAATTTACTAGTAGAAAAACGGGCACCAAGAGAAGAG GTTTCCACCTATACGGTGGTTAAAGAACCGGCTCCATGTGGACCAGGTCCATGGGGTGGTGATGGAGGAAGACCATGGGATGATGGAGTGTTCCCTGGGATCAAGCAGGTCTTCTTGACGAAAGGGGAAGCAATTAGCTCTATACAGATTGAGTACGATCGAAACGGGCAAGCTGTTTGGTCTGTTAGACATGGAGGTAGCGCCGGAGACACCACATATAGG aTCAAATTCGAGTACCCTCATGAAGTGGTTACTTGCATAAGTGGCTTCTATGGTTCAATAGGAAGAGAGGAGCCCATGAAAGTGATAAGGTCTCTAACATTTCATACCACAAGAGGGAGTTACGGGCCATATGGAGAAGAGATTGGAACCTATTTCACATCAACCAAGACAGAAGGAAAGGTGGTGGGGTTCCATGGAAGGAGTGGCTTGTATTTGGATGCCATTGGTGTTCATATGCAGCACTGGTTAGGGGATGACAGAAGATCGGTCAGGTCCAGCCTTTTCAAAATGTTTAATTGA